The following are encoded together in the Nitrospirae bacterium YQR-1 genome:
- a CDS encoding ABC transporter ATP-binding protein, translating to MPEMALECQGLWKRFKKGERFNSLRDLLPGALKGFFSRDSQLKQGEFWALKDVSFEVQSGEAFGIIGPNGAGKSTLLKLIAKILQPNAGVIKVTGRLAALIELGAGFHPDLTGKENIYLNGAILGMKKRDIDKRFESIVEFSSLSGFLDTPLRHYSSGMFARLGFAVATHVDAGILLIDEVLSVGDAGFQVKCISKMHDLIAQGTTVIFISHNVRQVARLCKQVLVLSKGETAALTNADEAVNLYYSLVSGTSSKDTDARDKAITVTPSDDMCNPVDSVQFGSDINLFVKCTLPESFPKSYLIVKVGNHYGVDFLSFNTERAGIEIRAGTTELLCRIENPRLLPNRYRIAAWLMDTLTGQVIDYFLHQEKDLIIEPPEAEMLRRLPNPEATVLDAVYTWRRL from the coding sequence ATGCCGGAAATGGCTTTAGAGTGTCAGGGGCTGTGGAAGAGGTTTAAAAAGGGTGAGAGGTTTAACTCGCTGAGGGATTTACTGCCGGGAGCGTTAAAGGGTTTTTTCTCAAGAGACAGTCAATTGAAGCAGGGGGAGTTTTGGGCGCTTAAAGACGTATCGTTTGAAGTCCAAAGTGGTGAGGCCTTTGGCATAATAGGACCTAACGGAGCCGGTAAGAGCACATTATTAAAGTTAATCGCCAAAATTTTGCAGCCCAACGCAGGTGTAATAAAGGTAACGGGAAGGCTTGCCGCTCTCATTGAACTGGGTGCCGGGTTTCACCCTGACTTAACAGGCAAAGAAAATATTTATCTCAACGGCGCCATTTTGGGGATGAAAAAACGTGATATAGACAAACGATTTGAAAGCATAGTGGAGTTTTCCTCTTTGTCGGGTTTTTTGGATACACCGCTTAGGCACTACTCAAGCGGCATGTTTGCCCGGTTGGGGTTTGCCGTTGCCACGCATGTGGATGCCGGCATTTTGCTTATAGATGAGGTGTTGAGTGTCGGGGATGCCGGTTTTCAGGTAAAGTGTATTTCAAAGATGCACGACCTGATAGCCCAGGGGACAACCGTAATCTTTATAAGCCACAATGTAAGACAAGTAGCGAGGCTTTGTAAACAGGTGCTTGTACTGTCAAAAGGAGAGACTGCGGCTCTTACAAACGCCGATGAGGCGGTTAACCTCTACTATAGTCTTGTCAGCGGCACATCGTCAAAAGACACAGACGCACGGGATAAGGCCATTACCGTTACTCCCTCAGATGACATGTGTAATCCCGTGGACTCCGTGCAGTTTGGAAGTGATATTAATCTTTTTGTCAAATGCACGCTGCCTGAGAGTTTTCCAAAGTCGTATCTTATTGTCAAAGTTGGTAACCACTACGGTGTGGACTTTCTGTCGTTTAACACAGAAAGAGCCGGAATAGAGATACGTGCGGGCACAACGGAGCTGCTTTGCCGGATTGAAAACCCAAGGCTTTTACCCAACCGCTACAGAATAGCCGCATGGCTTATGGACACACTTACCGGGCAGGTCATAGATTATTTCCTGCATCAGGAAAAGGACTTGATAATAGAGCCCCCTGAGGCGGAGATGTTAAGACGGCTTCCAAACCCCGAGGCCACAGTGTTAGATGCTGTTTACACATGGAGACGTCTGTAG